In one window of Nitrospirota bacterium DNA:
- a CDS encoding IMP cyclohydrolase, producing MSDIKKMYKTIMADHFPTEMIIQFGEQKLLYRKRSWKLVDEGTGELIEKGLRYGENPDQQAAMYQLVSGNLVLAGAKFIEPGNGLVSAITEEQMLQAGKHPGKTNFTDLDNALNILKFLMDRPAAAIMKHNNPCGAAYGRTIFEAYDRANMADRIAAFGGCLVVNRAMDRQSAELANSNYLEVVAAPDYEEGVFEILAKRKNLRIIRLEKISDLAQYRDRSFVEFKALIDGGLIVQQSQRNAIRKKEDFQEAKTVSKGKEYRIERKPTEREYDDMLFGWNVEQGITSNSVIYVKDGVTVGIGTGEQDRVGVAEIAIFKAYTKYADALCFRKYGVPYKQYELEANQGKRDRGALKEIDEQTKRNKGGLIGSVMVSDAFFPFRDGVDVGIKEGISAIVQPGGSDRDFDAITACNEANPKVTMVFTGQRVFKH from the coding sequence ATGTCCGACATCAAAAAGATGTACAAGACCATCATGGCAGATCATTTTCCGACGGAAATGATCATCCAGTTTGGCGAGCAGAAGCTTCTCTACCGGAAGCGGTCATGGAAGCTTGTTGACGAAGGCACCGGGGAGTTGATCGAGAAGGGCCTTCGCTACGGGGAGAATCCCGACCAACAGGCTGCCATGTACCAGTTGGTGAGCGGCAACCTGGTGCTTGCCGGTGCGAAGTTCATCGAACCCGGTAACGGCCTCGTGAGCGCGATCACCGAGGAGCAGATGCTCCAGGCGGGAAAGCATCCGGGCAAGACCAATTTCACGGACCTCGACAATGCGCTGAACATCCTCAAGTTCCTCATGGACCGGCCGGCAGCCGCCATCATGAAGCACAACAACCCCTGCGGAGCGGCATACGGCAGGACTATCTTCGAAGCCTATGACCGGGCGAACATGGCCGACCGCATTGCAGCGTTCGGCGGGTGCCTCGTGGTCAATCGTGCTATGGACAGGCAGAGCGCAGAACTCGCGAATTCCAATTATCTGGAAGTGGTGGCTGCTCCTGACTACGAAGAGGGCGTATTCGAGATCCTGGCGAAGCGCAAGAACCTGCGCATCATCCGGCTGGAGAAGATCAGCGACCTCGCGCAGTACCGCGACAGGAGCTTTGTGGAGTTCAAGGCGCTCATCGACGGCGGGCTGATCGTCCAGCAGTCGCAGCGGAACGCGATCCGGAAGAAAGAGGATTTTCAGGAGGCGAAGACCGTTTCGAAAGGGAAGGAGTACCGGATCGAGCGGAAGCCCACGGAAAGGGAGTACGACGACATGCTCTTCGGCTGGAACGTGGAGCAGGGGATCACGTCGAATTCGGTCATCTACGTGAAGGACGGCGTTACCGTGGGCATCGGCACGGGCGAACAGGACCGGGTCGGCGTCGCCGAGATCGCGATCTTCAAGGCCTATACGAAATATGCCGATGCGCTCTGCTTCAGGAAATACGGAGTCCCCTACAAACAGTACGAACTGGAGGCGAACCAGGGTAAGCGGGACAGGGGAGCGCTCAAGGAGATCGACGAACAGACGAAGAGGAACAAGGGCGGGCTCATCGGATCCGTCATGGTTTCGGACGCCTTCTTCCCGTTCCGGGACGGCGTGGATGTGGGCATCAAGGAGGGGATATCGGCGATCGTCCAGCCCGGCGGTTCGGACAGGGATTTCGACGCTATCACCGCATGCAACGAAGCGAACCCCAAGGTGACCATGGTCTTTACCGGCCAGCGGGTGTTCAAACATTAA
- a CDS encoding CBS domain-containing protein, whose translation MPFFAGEIFVSDVYKKHVLDQTGEEIGRLRDIIIGVGEPFPAVTALVVTGSETYILPWDIINLFNRRVISVTALASNLTPSAVSPTDILIYRDLLDKQIVDINGAKLVRVNDLELGDVKGRLCLVAADIGLRGILRRLGWERQGEKFLSALHYQLQHKLISWHYVQTIEPRLNRLTLTVSRQKVSGLHPADLAQIISEVSQKERSALFGSLDVDTAAEALHELEPQVQADIIDDLSKERASDILERMPPDEAADVLGDLPEAKAQELIGLMEKEEAEDVQELLEHEEDTAGGLMTTEYLAFPPGMTVGDAVTELRLEAPDVESVYYLYVLDDQERLLGVVSLKSLILASAQTRLEEIMKAPVKTLPLDAGEEDVAEFISKYNLLAAPVVDENMAMRGIVTVDDVVDFLLPPASRKKRRKL comes from the coding sequence ATGCCTTTCTTTGCCGGTGAAATCTTTGTCAGCGACGTGTACAAGAAGCACGTGCTCGACCAGACCGGCGAAGAGATCGGCAGGCTCAGGGACATCATCATCGGCGTCGGAGAACCCTTTCCGGCCGTCACTGCGCTCGTTGTCACCGGCAGCGAAACCTACATTCTTCCCTGGGACATCATCAATCTTTTCAACCGCCGGGTCATTTCGGTCACTGCCCTTGCAAGCAACCTCACCCCTTCTGCCGTATCGCCCACGGACATCCTGATCTACCGCGACCTCCTGGACAAGCAGATCGTCGACATCAACGGCGCGAAGCTGGTGCGCGTGAACGATCTCGAGCTGGGAGATGTGAAGGGGAGGCTCTGCCTGGTAGCGGCGGACATCGGACTGCGCGGAATCCTGCGGAGGCTCGGATGGGAACGGCAGGGCGAAAAATTCCTGTCAGCCCTTCATTATCAGCTTCAGCACAAGCTCATCTCCTGGCACTATGTCCAGACCATCGAGCCGAGGCTGAACCGCCTCACGCTCACCGTCTCGCGCCAGAAGGTGTCCGGTCTGCATCCGGCCGACCTCGCCCAGATCATCAGCGAGGTGTCCCAGAAGGAGCGGAGCGCGCTCTTCGGAAGCCTTGATGTGGACACGGCGGCCGAGGCGCTGCACGAGCTCGAACCGCAGGTCCAGGCCGACATCATCGACGATCTGTCCAAGGAGCGCGCCTCCGACATCCTGGAGCGCATGCCGCCCGACGAGGCGGCGGACGTGCTCGGCGACCTTCCTGAGGCCAAGGCCCAGGAGCTCATCGGCCTCATGGAGAAGGAGGAGGCGGAGGACGTCCAGGAACTGCTGGAGCACGAGGAGGACACGGCCGGGGGTCTCATGACCACGGAATACCTTGCGTTCCCGCCTGGCATGACCGTCGGGGATGCCGTCACGGAGCTGCGGCTCGAGGCGCCCGACGTGGAGTCCGTATACTACCTGTACGTGCTCGACGACCAGGAGCGGCTTCTGGGCGTGGTCTCGCTCAAGAGCCTTATCCTGGCGTCTGCGCAGACGAGGCTCGAGGAGATCATGAAAGCACCCGTCAAGACGCTTCCGCTCGATGCCGGAGAAGAGGATGTCGCCGAATTCATCTCGAAGTACAACCTCCTGGCTGCGCCGGTCGTGGACGAAAACATGGCCATGCGCGGCATCGTCACGGTGGACGACGTGGTCGATTTCCTCCTGCCTCCGGCGTCCCGGAAAAAACGAAGAAAATTATAG
- a CDS encoding divalent metal cation transporter, whose translation MKHARIFAVLSVIGPGFIAGNAGNDAGGIATYSIVGAREGYGLLWALVLITFALAVVQEMSSRMGVVTGKGFGDLVREQFGLKVALAVMALFVFANLTVTIAEFAGIAASIELFGVSKYLSVPLSALVVWFVVLKGNFKQVERFLITISMIYLTYVFSGFMANPPWREVARQIALPHIRLDKDYILLFITMVGTTITPYMQFYLQSAVVDKGVRIEEYGVAKFDVYAGSFMTIFIAFFIVLATGTILHPAGIVVDSAEDAARALEPIAGNFAAHLFAIGLLNASFLAAFVLPLATAYGVSEAFGWESGINKTFREAPQFLGFYTAFIVIGAGVILLPGAPLIKIMFLSQTINGILLPIVLLIMLKLVNNRAIMGEYVNSKRMNVITWITVSILILLTVMLLVTSFIM comes from the coding sequence ATGAAACACGCCAGGATCTTTGCGGTCCTGAGCGTGATCGGCCCCGGGTTCATCGCGGGAAACGCGGGCAATGACGCGGGGGGCATCGCCACCTATTCCATTGTCGGCGCCCGGGAAGGCTACGGCCTGCTCTGGGCCCTCGTCCTCATCACGTTCGCCCTTGCCGTGGTCCAGGAAATGTCCTCTCGGATGGGCGTCGTGACCGGCAAGGGCTTTGGCGACCTGGTGCGGGAACAGTTCGGCCTGAAGGTGGCCCTCGCGGTGATGGCGCTTTTCGTTTTCGCGAACCTGACCGTCACGATTGCCGAGTTCGCCGGTATCGCGGCCAGTATCGAGCTCTTCGGGGTCAGCAAGTACCTGTCCGTTCCCCTCTCTGCTCTCGTGGTATGGTTCGTTGTCCTGAAGGGTAACTTCAAACAGGTCGAACGGTTCCTCATCACCATCAGCATGATCTACCTGACTTATGTCTTCTCGGGCTTCATGGCCAACCCGCCATGGCGGGAGGTGGCGCGCCAGATCGCGCTCCCGCACATCAGGCTGGACAAGGACTATATTCTGCTGTTCATCACCATGGTCGGGACGACCATCACGCCCTACATGCAGTTCTATCTCCAGTCGGCGGTCGTTGACAAGGGCGTGCGCATCGAGGAGTACGGGGTTGCTAAGTTCGACGTTTACGCCGGTTCGTTCATGACCATCTTTATTGCGTTCTTTATCGTTCTGGCCACAGGCACCATTCTTCATCCCGCAGGCATCGTCGTTGATTCGGCCGAAGACGCTGCCCGCGCCCTTGAACCGATAGCCGGGAATTTCGCGGCGCACCTCTTCGCAATCGGACTGCTCAACGCCTCGTTTCTTGCGGCTTTCGTGCTCCCCCTTGCCACGGCCTACGGCGTATCCGAGGCGTTCGGCTGGGAATCGGGCATCAACAAGACGTTCCGGGAAGCGCCCCAGTTCCTGGGGTTCTACACGGCCTTCATCGTCATCGGTGCGGGCGTGATCCTGCTCCCGGGAGCGCCGCTCATCAAGATCATGTTCCTGTCCCAGACGATCAACGGCATTTTGCTGCCCATCGTGCTTCTGATCATGCTCAAGCTGGTGAACAACCGGGCCATCATGGGGGAATACGTCAACTCGAAGCGGATGAACGTGATAACGTGGATCACGGTGTCAATCCTGATCCTGCTTACGGTCATGCTGCTCGTGACCAGTTTTATCATGTAG
- a CDS encoding patatin-like phospholipase family protein, whose translation MPVTPKHGIGLALSGGAARGIAHIAVLEVLERDNIPIHSIAGTSAGSMVGALYAAGMPLSQIESILLHAKWKDIVRLRIPKQGLMSSDGIYRFMEDILPIKNFSSLTIPFAAVATDLRTAEKVVITKGSLSRAVQASCSVPVLFTPTEINNQLLVDGGVSSQIPVRTAREDLGAKRVVAVNVNHKALESDKYDNILQIATHLSALWAARNARTEEKLADVAIDVNARGIPIYDLTKAKELLRRGRKATEDKLEEIRGLL comes from the coding sequence ATGCCGGTCACCCCCAAGCACGGCATCGGCCTTGCCCTCTCAGGCGGTGCCGCAAGAGGCATCGCCCATATCGCCGTCCTGGAAGTCCTCGAACGGGACAATATCCCGATTCACTCCATCGCCGGAACGAGCGCGGGCAGCATGGTGGGAGCCCTCTATGCGGCCGGCATGCCCCTTTCGCAGATCGAGAGCATTCTCCTCCACGCGAAGTGGAAAGACATTGTCAGGCTGAGGATCCCGAAACAGGGGCTCATGTCGAGCGACGGCATCTACCGCTTCATGGAAGACATCCTCCCGATCAAGAATTTTTCCTCTCTGACCATTCCCTTCGCGGCTGTAGCGACCGACCTGAGGACCGCGGAGAAGGTCGTCATCACGAAGGGTTCTCTCTCCCGGGCGGTCCAGGCCAGCTGCAGCGTTCCCGTCCTGTTCACTCCAACGGAAATCAACAATCAGCTCCTGGTCGATGGCGGCGTGTCGAGCCAGATCCCGGTCCGAACCGCACGGGAAGACCTGGGCGCAAAGCGCGTCGTCGCCGTGAATGTAAACCACAAAGCGCTGGAATCCGACAAGTACGACAACATTCTTCAGATCGCCACGCACCTCTCGGCCCTCTGGGCGGCGAGGAACGCGCGCACGGAGGAAAAGCTCGCTGATGTTGCCATTGACGTGAATGCCAGGGGAATCCCGATCTATGACCTTACGAAGGCGAAGGAGCTTCTTCGCCGGGGACGAAAAGCAACGGAGGATAAATTGGAGGAGATCAGAGGTTTGCTTTGA